The Collibacillus ludicampi region GTCTAAAGGCCTTCTTATGGTGCGATTACATAGAATGGTTCAAGTACAATAGATCATCGAAAAAAAGGCGAAGGTAAGAGATCTCAGCAATGAATCGACATGCCAGAATACAGGACAGTAACGGAACCCTTTCTTTCTTAGAATATACATATTATACCAAATGGACAGGGGCTACCTTTAACGTGTTCTGTCCTTATTTTGTTAAAATAGCATTAGATTAAAATGCAGAAAATTCAGTTATAATTTATGCAACACTAGTGATTCCTGAGGTATTAGATGAGATAGGGGAGAATTAGGAATAAATAAACCTACGAGTATTATCGCGGGCTTACTTTAGGTTGATGGCTTTTACTGCACTATCAATTAATTCTTGAATTTGAGTATTACTTAAGTTATGTTTTATTTTAAACTCCAATTGATTACGTCCAATGACAAAAATCTTATTTGTACGTACATACGTCTGGTACTTTAATTGTACTGGTTTGTCATAAGCGCTTCGAGCGGGATGCGTTGTACATAAACATACAATTACATCATCGGAATCGTTCGAGTCATTATGTTTCCCAACCACAAATACAGGATGGGGAATTAGTCGATTGGATGAATCAACTACCTGAGCGAAAAAGAAATCTCCTTGATCTGCGTTCCTTCTATCTTGTTCAAGTTTCTGTTTAATTCGATCGGTCCGATTGATGATCGGCATACAGATTTCGCAGCTCTTCTTCGTACCAATCTCTAAACACGTCGCCGCCTTTTTGGTCAATATCTTTGCGTACACCAGGCGAGACGTGAATAGGCTGAATTTGATCGAGTCCTAATTTACTTCTTATGAATTCTATAGGTGGATTTTTCATCAGGAGGTTCGCCCCTCTTGTTATTTTTATACGGTGCATATTTTTAGCCTTCTGATTCATAATATGCGCATCCACTACCATTTTGAACCACCTCCTTAGAAAATAAACAGAACACAGACAAGGAATTGAGATGCCAAATTGACAATCCATCTTTGAACACATATTACACCTAAACTACACAATTTGTGAATAGGAGATTGGTAGTCTAGTAAAAAAAGATAATACATAGCCTCGACCGCGATGGCGACCAAGGCTGAGTTAGTTAATTTCAACGTATAATTCTGATCCGATGGAGCCGTTTTCTTCTTATTCAAATACGCCATCACAACGCCCGCCACCATACCACTTCTCACTCATGTATACGCGGACATACGCCCCCGTCTTTCTCGCAGATTTGCGAACAGAACAGAATCAATCCTTTTTCCATCCACACGTGCGATCATGATTCCTGCCCTCTCTTCGCTGCGACGACGCATTTCTCAATCGCCTGCTCTACGATCCTCTCAATCGGTCCTATCAACCTACTGCCTCTCTTTGAGCAGGCCCGGGTTGGCGAGTACATCCTACACCGCTTAAGATCGAGATTGTCGGTTAAACCTGAGTCACTGTCTTTATGTGAATGGAATTGATAACTATGTTCCACAATAAAAGTCTGAGGAGGGATTTTGAGTTGAGTCCGATATACTGTGTAAAAATGGTTCAGTGATCTAGCAAAAATTGAGCCATTTCGCTTCCTCTTTGGTAGAATAAGGTTGGCACCCAATCTACTAAGGAGCATTCCTGTAACGAAAAAAGATTCACTTTGAAAAAGAAAAGTACCTCCTGTTAACATACTGGGTGTCAAGCCCGCAGTGCTGACCCCTAAATAACAGAGGAGGTACTCATTATGAAGTATAAAACGAATCAACGAATTCTGCAAATCACAGAATCGACGTTAGTCGTTGGGGCAGATATCGCTAAGAAAACGCATATTGCCCGCGCCATGGATTTTCGTGGGGTTGAGCTTGGTAAGCCTTGCACTTTTGAAAACACACGGCATGGACTTATGAGTCTCCTGCATTGGCTGAATACGCTCAAGGATCTCCACGACAAATCACGGATATCTACGCAGAACTCCGCGTGGTCATGGTACAAAGGGATCAACTAAATGGGGATCTAAATCGCGTCAAGGGAAGAATTCATAATTGGTTGGATCGCTTCTTCCCAGAGTATATCCAGGTCTTTAAAGACTGGGAAGGGAAAGCGTCTCTATTAACCCTGAAAAAATTCCCCCTTCCACAAGATGTGGCGGATATGAGCGCCGATGAGATTGTTTCCGTGTGGAAGACGGAAGTGAAGCGGGCCGTAGGCCGGAAAAGAGCAGAGAGTCTCATTTGGCATGCCAAGCAATCGATTGGTCTTACGGAAGGAATCGAGTCTGTTCGATTGGAGTTAAAGTTTCTCCTGGAACAATATGAAATGCTCGGTCGGCAAATGGAAGATCTGATGCAGAGAATTCAGCAACTTCTTGAACAGATCCCCGGTGCCAAGGAAATGATGACAGTACCTGGGGTGGGATGGGTGACTGTAGCAGGCTTTTTAGCGGAAGTAGGGGATCTTTCTTCCTATGAGGATGGGCGACAAATCATTCGGTTAGCAGGGCTGAATCTCAAAGAAAACAGTTCGGGCAAACACAAAGGGAAAACGAGGATCACCAAAAGAGGCCGGCCTCGCCTGCGATCCTTGCTTTTTAAGTGCGCTATGGTACTCGTCGCCAAAAACGAGCAATTGAAAACCCTGCATCAATATTTAACCACTCGCCCACAAAATCCGTTAAAAAAGAAACAGTCCATCATCGCCATATGCGGAAAAATCGCCCGAATTCTCTTTTGTTTAGGACGTAAAAGGTTGTCTTACGATGCACAGAAAGTATTAGGTTCTATACAGCAAAAATCGTTACAGAATGCAGCTTAAATTCATTCTAAGTATTTATTTTGCGTCTAACTCTTAAAGCGAACGATTTCAAATGAAAAACAAGGAAGCACGGAGAAGCCGGGATTGATTCATTCCATCAGGGCAATGACCCAGTAAAGGAGCATACCTGGCCTCCACCCCTTGATAGGTAGAACGAAGGAATGTAAGGGCCGTGAGAATGGACCCAGTGAGACATGGGAGGGTAAACCACAAGGGTACATGTGGAGATCCAATGTGCGATCATACATTTTTTAACAAAAGGGGCTCACCCTTCTGTTTCGCTACATTCTCGATGACCATTTTCCTTCATTTCTTCAAAAACATAGATAAACACAAACTACCTTAGAATTTGAAATCGTTAGAAATCAAGAGAAAACGAGAGGAATATTTAAATTATTGAGGGAGGAATGGAAAATGGCTCAATATCAGATTAACCTAAACGATGAAATTTTGCCGGTTTATTTCAGAGGGATGAAGCGGTAGCTCGATTGATCGAGCAAGTATTGAATCAGGTCCTTCAGTCCCAGGTTACAGAACAGCTGAAAGCAGCTCCGTATGAGCGTACCGAGGAATGTCAAACGGGCTGGTGTTCCTGTTTTGTCGCCTCATGCGCTACGACATACACATGCCGTCCATTTACTTGAAGCCGGTGCAAATATAAAATACGTGTCCGAGCGACTTGGACACGCGAGCGTCAAAATCACTGCGGACACGTATTTGCATGTTACAAAGAAAATTGAAGATGATGCGCTTACCCTTTACGAGAGCTATTTAGAAAACCGGGCAAAAAACGGGCAAGCTGAAATTTCGGAACCGAAAACCCTTGATGCGTAAGGGTTATCCTACCGAACCCTCCATTTCCAACTCGATCAAACGGTTGAGCTCGACCGCATATTCCATCGGCAACACTTTCGCAAACGGTTCGATGAACCCGGAAACGATCAGGTTGGTCGCTTGTTGCTCGGAAAGACCGCGGCTTTGCAAATAGAAGAGCTGGTCTTCCGAAACTTTGGATACGGTCGCTTCGTGTTCGATCGCTACACGGTCATTGCCGATCTCCATGAAAGGAATCGTGTCGGAAACCGATCCGTCATCGAACATCAAGGCGTCACATTTGACGTTGACTTTGGAACCTTTCGCGTTTTCCGCTACTTTCACCCAACCGCGGTAGGTCGTTTTTCCGCCGCCTTTCGAGATCGACTTGGAAACGATGGTACTTGATGTGTTCGGCGCCAGATGGAACACTTTTGTACCGGCATCCTGATGTTGCCCGGAGCCCGCGAAAGCGATGGAGGTGATTTCAGCACGCGCACCTTCGCCTTTCAGGATCACGGCCGGATACTTCATCGTCAGCTTCGAACCGATGTTTCCGTCGATCCATTCCATCACCGCGTTCTCGTGAGCAACCGCGCGCTTGGTCACCAGGTTATACACGTTCGGCGACCAGTTTTGGATCGTCGTATAACGAACACGAGAATCTTTCAAGCACACGATCTCAACCACTGCGGAGTGCAGGGAATCACTTGAATATTTCGGTGCCGAACATCCTTCCACATAGTGAACAAACGACCCTTCTTCCGCGATGATCAACGTGCGTTCAAACTGACCCGCATTCTTGGTATTGATACGGAAATAAGCCTGCAGAGGAATCTCGACATGTACCCCTTTGGGCACCCAGATGAACGAACCGCCCGACCAGACGCATGAGTTGAGTGCGGCAAACTTGTTGTCCGACGGCGGAATCACCGTCGCGAAATATTTTTTCACGAGATCCGGATGTTCGCGGACGGCCGTGTCCATATCGGTGAAGATGACGCCCATTTCCTCGAGGTCTTTGCGCATATTGTGGTAGACGACTTCCGATTCGTACTGTGCCGTGACGCCCGCCAGGAAATTGCGTTCCGCTTCGGGGATCCCCAATTTGTCGAACGTTTGCTTCACCGTATCCGGCACTTCCGACCAGTCTGTCACCGATTTGTCGGTTGGACGCACGTAGTAATGGATATCATCGAAATCCAGATCGTCAAGATCTTTCGTCCACCAGGGCATCGGCATTTTCACAAATTGATCGTAGCTTTTCAGCCGGAAATCGGTCATCCAGCCCGGCTCGTTTTTCATTTCCGATATTTTCTTGACGATCTCCCGGGTCAAACCTTTTTCCGCTTTATATACATAGTTCTCCGGATCGGAGAAACCGTATTTGTAATCGGACACAATGTCAAGTGCCGGGTTGCTGTTTTGCGCTACTTCTTTTTCCAGTTTGGCCATGTTAACACCCCTCCTTTTTGTCCATGCCTTGTTCAAGTGCTTTCCATGCGAGCGTCGCACACTTAATCCTTACAGGATATTTGGCGACACCTTTCAAAGCCTGCAGTTCACCGAGGTCTTCGTAATTTCCTTCGACGCCTTTCATCATGTCATAAAAACGCTGGATCAGGTGGCGAGCGTCCTCGAGCGTCTTACCTTTCAATTTCACGGTGAGCATCGAAGCACTTGACTGGCTGATGGAACAACCGTGGCCATGAAACTTGGCATCTGCCACGCGTCCTTCCTCATCCAATTTCAGATGAATGCCGATGACATCCCCGCATGTCGGATTCGCAAGTTCCATACCGACATCGTAATCTTCGATCTTCCCTACATTGCGCGGTCGTTTATAATGATCCAGGATGATATCCTGGTAGAGACTCTCCAACATTAGCCGAACACCTCCTTCACTCTCTGAAGTGCGGCCACCAGTCGATCGATATCTTCCTTTTCATTATAAACGTAAAAGCTCGCCCGGTTGGTAGCAGGCACGTGCAACCATCTATGCAACGGCTGTGCGCAATGGTGTCCCGCACGAACGGCAACTCCCTCCGCATCCAAGATGGTCGATACATCATGCGGGTGAATATGATAGAGATTAAATGAGATCAACCCTGTCCTTGGACTGCGTGGGCCATACATTTCGATCCCTTCGATGCCCGACAAACGTTCCCACGCATAAGTGAGCAGTTCCTGTTCGTGCCGCTCGATATTCTCCAAGCCCAAATCTGTCAAATAATCGATGGCTGCCGCCAATCCCACAGCACCCACGATGTTCGGCGTTCCAGCCTCAAAGCGGGCGGGCACTTCCGCCCAAGTGGATTCATAGTAATCGACAAGTCCGATCATGCTTCCGCCCAGTTGGAACGGTTCCATCTGTTCGAGCAGATGCCCCTTCCCGTAGAGAAAGCCGATGCCTGTCGGGCCGAGCATCTTGTGTCCGGAAGCAGCGAGGAAATCGACATCAAGATCTTGTACGTCGATCGGCATGTGCGGGACGCTTTGAGCCGCATCCACACACACGAGAGCACCGGCTTCGTGCGCCTCGCGCACGATCTCTTTGATCGGTGTGATCGTTCCAAGCACGTTCGACGCATGTGAGACAGCAACCATTTTAATTTTTCCTGTCTTGAGGTGGGAGCGATATTGCTCCATGTTGAGTGTACCATCCTCAAGCAGTTCGACCATATACAATTTGGCTTTTTTTAACTTGGCAATTTGTTGCCAGGGGACGAGGTTGGCATGGTGTTCCAAGAGAGTGACGACGATCCCGTCTCCTTCTTCAAATTGGTGAAGTCCGAGCGCATATGCGACCAAATTGATCGCTTCCGTGGCACCGCGTGTAAACACAATATTTTCAGGTGCCGGAGCGTTGAGGAAACGGGCCACTTTTTCCCGTGCTCCTTCATAGGCGGAAGTGGCTCGCTCTCCCAGCGTGTGCACCCCGCGATGGACGTTCGAGTGAGCATATTCGTAATAGCGGGTCATCGCGTCCATCACCGGCTTCGGAATATGCGAACTGGCGGCAGAATCCAGGTAAGCGATCGGTTTTCCGTTCACCTCTTGGTTAAGGATCGGGAAGTCCTGTTTCACCTTTTTTACATCAAACATTTTGATCACCAAGTTTCTTCCGAATAAGGGCATATACCTCATCGCGGATCACTTCAACTGGGATACGGTCGAGCACAGCCCCGAAGAATCCTTCCACGATCATACGATGCGCTTGCGCGAGTGTGATCCCGCGGCTCATCAAATAGAAAAGTTGTTCTTCGTCGATTCTCCCGACGGCTGCCGCATGACCGGCGCCCAGAACGTCCGTCTCCTCAATGAGAAGTCCCGGAATAGCGTCCCCTTTTGCGCCTTCCGAAAGAATGAGACTCCTTTCCGCCTGGTAGGTCTTACAGCTTTTCGCCCCCTGTTTGATATGGCCGAGACCTCTCCAGATCGTGCGTGCCTGGTCTTTCATGACACCTTTCGCAACGATATCGGAAACCCCGTGATTGCCCGTGTGAATCATGCCTGCAGATACATCGAGGGATTGTTTTTCCGAACCGAAGAAGACGACAACCGCGTCAGATGCAGCTCCATCTCCTTCAAGATACGAGACACTTTCCGAACGAGCCAGTTGCGCCCCCAATTCGCTGACCGACCATTTGACTTCCGCGTTTTTTCCAATGTGCGCGCGGCGGGGGTTGAAGCTAAACACACCGTTATCAAAGTTTTGCAGCGCGATATAGGAAACCTTCGCTCCCTCTTCCGCAAAGATTTCGACTGCACCACTATGGACACATTGTCCACCGCGTAAATCGGACACTGAATAGTCAATAATACTGACTTGAGAGAACGGTTCCGCGACGACCAACGTATGATTGAATACCCCTGCATTCGCCTCATCCGCATAGGTAAAGACTTGGATCGGCTGATCGATCACCACGTTCTTCGGAATATAGAGGAACATCCCGCCGGTACGCAGCGCGTAATGCAACGCGGCAAACTTGCTCTCCTTCACATCGTACAGTTTGCCGAGGTACTTCTCGACTTTATCTGCATGCTTGCTGATCGCTTCCTGCAGGCTCATGAAAATGACCCCTTTGGCTTCCAGTTCAGGGTCGATACGTACCTGCTGAACCTCGCTGTTGTAATGAACGAGAGTAGCCGCAGAAGAGATTTCCAGTTTCTTGAACGGTTCAGTCGCCAAGGGTTTGGCTACCGTATAAGGTATGATGGAATCCAGCGGCACATCGCGCAGGCGCAGATTTCGCCATCCTTCATCTTTTGCAGGAAGCGCCATAGTTTGAAATGCCGCAAACGCCTGTTCGCGCAAATCCCTCGCCCACTTGGGTTCATTGTAGCGGTCGGCCAGGGATTGGATGGCAGTCGAATCGATCGTGGAACTGATCACTTGCGACATAATTAAACCTCCTTCCCGGCCGAAACTTCGCTCCTAATCCAGTCATATCCTTTCGCTTCAAGCTCCAGTGCCAATTCCGGACCACCCGAGCGGACGATACGGCCATCCATCATCACATGCACGATATCCGGTTTGATGTATTCGAGCAAACGATGGTAGTGCGTGATCACAAGCACGCCGAGTTCCGGCCCGCGCAAACTGTTGACGCCTTCGGATACGATTTTCAATGCGTCGATATCGAGACCGGAATCCGTCTCGTCAAGGATCGCGATCTTCGGCTCGAGCAAGGCCATTTGCAAGATCTCGTGGCGTTTCTTCTCGCCGCCGGAGAATCCTTCGTTCAGATGCCGGTTCGCAAACGATGGATCCATTTTCATCATCTGCATTTTTTCCATCATGATGTTGTAAAACTCAAAAACTTCCAAATCGGTTCCCTTGACGGCGTTGTAGATTTGACGGAGATAATTTTTCACAGGAACGCCGGGGATTTCCGCCGGATACTGGAATGCCAGGAATAGACCTGCACGTGCGCGCTCGTCCACAGACATTTCGAGCAAATTCTGATCGCCGAGCCATACTTCTCCGCTGGTGATTTCATAACGAGGATGACCAGCAACGGCCATGGACAAGGTGGTTTTGCCAGTACCGTTTGGCCCCATGATCGCGTGTACTTCACCGCCTTTAACGGTAAGCGAAAGCCCTTTTATCACTTCTTTTCCTGCAACGCTCACGTGCAGGTCACGAATGACCAAATCTGCCATAAGCTTCACTACACTCCCTTTTACGACTATAATAGTGTTTATTGCATATGTTCTTGCTACTTTTGTCCATTTGAAAATGTTTGCCCGCTTGTTTCATGAGCGGCTGACTTCATTTTATTGCTCGGAAAGAACCGCGTGACCGTCTGCTTGTACAGCGGCCGGAATCTCCAAGCGGCCATACAGCTTATCGCTTCGTTCAACGATATCTTCCAAAGTGATACTATCCAGGAAAGCGACCATAATATCGCGCAATCTCTCCCAGACAATTTTCGTCGAACAAGAACCGATTTTGCAACAACAATCTCCTGCAGCATTAAGATCCAGACATTCCACGGGGGTGATCGGACCTTCCAACGCGCGTACAACTTCGCCCGCCGTCAATTGATTGGAAGGACGGGCCAGACGAAAACCTCCGCGAGCTCCCCGAACACTGGTCACAAGCCCTGACTTTCGCAGTGTATGAAAAATCTGTTCCAAAAAAGATTCCGGAATCTGTTCTGCTACAGCTATCGTTTTAATGGATACCGGTTCTTCATTTCCGAGTTGAGCAAGGTACGTCATTGCAATTAATCCATAATGTCCACGGGCTGAAAGCTTCACGATCCCCACCCTTTCTGTGGACTTCTGTTCAACGCTCTTCTTAAATCCTGACCATATAAGTCAGGATTACATCCATAAAAGAAAGCCAGGTTATCTTTTTAATCCTGACTGATTCTCTCATCTATAGTATATACGAATCGTTCACACGATTGCAAGGAATAAACGTATAATTTGCAATGTATCGTGATCTGGGTGTGTCTCTTCGCGCTTGGAATCTATTCTTACAGGCGTATTCGTGCCCCGCGAAGGTCGTCTCGTCATCATCTATAGAGGCGAGACGACCTTACACGCGTTACGCACGTACGTGACAACGGTGTTACGGACGAATAAATTCTTCCACCCAGTAGGTTCTATAGGTTCCCCCACTGACAAATCCCACGCCGATACGCGTATAATTGCGGTTTAATATATTGGCTCTGTGGCCAGGGCTGTTCATCCAACTGTTTACGACCGATTGTGGATCCGGTTGCCCTGCAGCGATGTTTTCCCCGGCATAGGAGAATGAGATGCCGAATGTCTTCATCATCTGAAACGGTGAACCGTACGTGGGAGAGTTGTGATCGAAGTAATTCTTATCACGCATATCTTGTGCTTTGACATGAGCCATATGAGCTAAGTCTGCATTGAGCGACAGGGGCGGCAAGCCGTTTTTCGTCCTTTCCGCATTGCACAGATCAACGACTTGTTGCTCATACGATGAAACCTGGATGTTTGCGGATGGTATCGCGAGTACCTGACCTGGATAGATCAAATGAGGGTTCGGAATCTGCGATTTGTTTGCCTGCCAAATATCCTGCCATTTTAGGTGATACTTTAATGAAATCAACCACAAAGTATCTCCTTTTTGTACCGTATACCGGTCAATGGCAGCCGATGATGTGGTTGTGAAAAGCAATCCGCAGAGCATCGCCGTAGCAGAAAGTAGCCCCAGGCGACGCAATCGCTTGTTTCGTTTCATGTTTCTCTCACCTCCAGAACGTAGGATGAGCGATTTCCCGTGCGTACATGCAAAAGAATCGTCTTTTTTTATAAAGTTGGGTTGTTCACTGACCGCCCAGGAAATATCACTTGAATTTTTATTTCACATCACTTATATTTTATCAAGCAAAATATTATTAATCGAAATATGTGCAAAGAAATAATCGGGAGGTGAATCATCTTTGATCGAACATTTTGATGAGTATCTTGATCGTTTTCACGCCGCTTATACCGAGACTGCGCGTAAAATTGGATTCGAGCTGTCCAAACAGCTTGAAGCGGAGTTAGGGTTAACGGGCCCTCAGTTCTTTATTCTTCACCTCTTATCGAAAAAAGGGAGAAGTATGGTCTCCATGCTCGCGGAAGGAATGGGAGTCAAACCGAGCGCCATCACAACGATGATCGACCGGCTCTATAAAAGCGGCTTGGTTTCACGCGAACGGGATGATCATGACCGCAGGATCGTTTTCGTTGAATTGTCGGACAAAGGACAGCTTGTCCTGTCACAAG contains the following coding sequences:
- a CDS encoding tyrosine-type recombinase/integrase; this encodes MSVPRNVKRAGVPVLSPHALRHTHAVHLLEAGANIKYVSERLGHASVKITADTYLHVTKKIEDDALTLYESYLENRAKNGQAEISEPKTLDA
- the sufB gene encoding Fe-S cluster assembly protein SufB: MAKLEKEVAQNSNPALDIVSDYKYGFSDPENYVYKAEKGLTREIVKKISEMKNEPGWMTDFRLKSYDQFVKMPMPWWTKDLDDLDFDDIHYYVRPTDKSVTDWSEVPDTVKQTFDKLGIPEAERNFLAGVTAQYESEVVYHNMRKDLEEMGVIFTDMDTAVREHPDLVKKYFATVIPPSDNKFAALNSCVWSGGSFIWVPKGVHVEIPLQAYFRINTKNAGQFERTLIIAEEGSFVHYVEGCSAPKYSSDSLHSAVVEIVCLKDSRVRYTTIQNWSPNVYNLVTKRAVAHENAVMEWIDGNIGSKLTMKYPAVILKGEGARAEITSIAFAGSGQHQDAGTKVFHLAPNTSSTIVSKSISKGGGKTTYRGWVKVAENAKGSKVNVKCDALMFDDGSVSDTIPFMEIGNDRVAIEHEATVSKVSEDQLFYLQSRGLSEQQATNLIVSGFIEPFAKVLPMEYAVELNRLIELEMEGSVG
- the sufU gene encoding Fe-S cluster assembly sulfur transfer protein SufU; its protein translation is MLESLYQDIILDHYKRPRNVGKIEDYDVGMELANPTCGDVIGIHLKLDEEGRVADAKFHGHGCSISQSSASMLTVKLKGKTLEDARHLIQRFYDMMKGVEGNYEDLGELQALKGVAKYPVRIKCATLAWKALEQGMDKKEGC
- a CDS encoding aminotransferase class V-fold PLP-dependent enzyme, producing the protein MFDVKKVKQDFPILNQEVNGKPIAYLDSAASSHIPKPVMDAMTRYYEYAHSNVHRGVHTLGERATSAYEGAREKVARFLNAPAPENIVFTRGATEAINLVAYALGLHQFEEGDGIVVTLLEHHANLVPWQQIAKLKKAKLYMVELLEDGTLNMEQYRSHLKTGKIKMVAVSHASNVLGTITPIKEIVREAHEAGALVCVDAAQSVPHMPIDVQDLDVDFLAASGHKMLGPTGIGFLYGKGHLLEQMEPFQLGGSMIGLVDYYESTWAEVPARFEAGTPNIVGAVGLAAAIDYLTDLGLENIERHEQELLTYAWERLSGIEGIEMYGPRSPRTGLISFNLYHIHPHDVSTILDAEGVAVRAGHHCAQPLHRWLHVPATNRASFYVYNEKEDIDRLVAALQRVKEVFG
- the sufD gene encoding Fe-S cluster assembly protein SufD, with amino-acid sequence MSQVISSTIDSTAIQSLADRYNEPKWARDLREQAFAAFQTMALPAKDEGWRNLRLRDVPLDSIIPYTVAKPLATEPFKKLEISSAATLVHYNSEVQQVRIDPELEAKGVIFMSLQEAISKHADKVEKYLGKLYDVKESKFAALHYALRTGGMFLYIPKNVVIDQPIQVFTYADEANAGVFNHTLVVAEPFSQVSIIDYSVSDLRGGQCVHSGAVEIFAEEGAKVSYIALQNFDNGVFSFNPRRAHIGKNAEVKWSVSELGAQLARSESVSYLEGDGAASDAVVVFFGSEKQSLDVSAGMIHTGNHGVSDIVAKGVMKDQARTIWRGLGHIKQGAKSCKTYQAERSLILSEGAKGDAIPGLLIEETDVLGAGHAAAVGRIDEEQLFYLMSRGITLAQAHRMIVEGFFGAVLDRIPVEVIRDEVYALIRKKLGDQNV
- the sufC gene encoding Fe-S cluster assembly ATPase SufC, which gives rise to MADLVIRDLHVSVAGKEVIKGLSLTVKGGEVHAIMGPNGTGKTTLSMAVAGHPRYEITSGEVWLGDQNLLEMSVDERARAGLFLAFQYPAEIPGVPVKNYLRQIYNAVKGTDLEVFEFYNIMMEKMQMMKMDPSFANRHLNEGFSGGEKKRHEILQMALLEPKIAILDETDSGLDIDALKIVSEGVNSLRGPELGVLVITHYHRLLEYIKPDIVHVMMDGRIVRSGGPELALELEAKGYDWIRSEVSAGKEV
- a CDS encoding RrF2 family transcriptional regulator, which codes for MKLSARGHYGLIAMTYLAQLGNEEPVSIKTIAVAEQIPESFLEQIFHTLRKSGLVTSVRGARGGFRLARPSNQLTAGEVVRALEGPITPVECLDLNAAGDCCCKIGSCSTKIVWERLRDIMVAFLDSITLEDIVERSDKLYGRLEIPAAVQADGHAVLSEQ
- a CDS encoding CAP domain-containing protein — translated: MKRNKRLRRLGLLSATAMLCGLLFTTTSSAAIDRYTVQKGDTLWLISLKYHLKWQDIWQANKSQIPNPHLIYPGQVLAIPSANIQVSSYEQQVVDLCNAERTKNGLPPLSLNADLAHMAHVKAQDMRDKNYFDHNSPTYGSPFQMMKTFGISFSYAGENIAAGQPDPQSVVNSWMNSPGHRANILNRNYTRIGVGFVSGGTYRTYWVEEFIRP
- a CDS encoding MarR family winged helix-turn-helix transcriptional regulator, yielding MIEHFDEYLDRFHAAYTETARKIGFELSKQLEAELGLTGPQFFILHLLSKKGRSMVSMLAEGMGVKPSAITTMIDRLYKSGLVSRERDDHDRRIVFVELSDKGQLVLSQAEQLRKQILGQFLARLKPEELRFLVNVYEKMAPIIKLEEENE